In the Purpureocillium takamizusanense chromosome 5, complete sequence genome, one interval contains:
- a CDS encoding uncharacterized protein (EggNog:ENOG503NY1Q~COG:U) — protein MSSSLCAPGLANLSLTPLLLPPTLTTSLRRRSRQHSNFNSFLASCYCILILNLPCDFSDPSPDSLLRARRGITAQMSEFLGSRISLISKSDIRYVGTLHEINSDESTVSLENVRSFGTEGRRGRPEEEISPSDQVYEYIVFRGSDVKDLRIEEHPSIKENKAPPAMPDDPAIVGARTRDAAPPNQGAPPAGFQQPYPPNNFYGGPPPPGPPGSWGRGGGPGPIPGPAFGNMPYPPPPGWFPPGQAFPPGGPGPWNNHPFPPGPGGPPGPDALNQRQGPPAGPAQEQKGGPQGPGVDRSKPAGQQGPAVPATEPKSLAQTARQPSNAPSLPVESKPSVAEVKAAANTLKANGSTVSAEASKPVPAGPRNNRVNPVLPLSGTAVKPFQLPTAGKTAPTTVKTTVTGGQNSVEDATSAARAAVAVAMAQLGNTSGTAMDNLTNKVNEMRVNAGRGAAASNPRPRGRGGRHGTQKIDVPDSDFDFAQANAKFNKQDIAKEAIAGSPLTEQPTEPVIEAPETELADGSVPVAYNKSRSFFDNISSEAKDRAENGGQKPGGREWRGEEQRKNMETFGQGSVDGGYRNYRGRGRGRGRGRGFGRGGRGGGRPQYQSGAPDQ, from the exons ATGAGCTCCAGCCTCTGCGCTCCAGGTCTCGCAAATCTTTCCCTCACACCACTCCTTCTCCCTCCCACATTGACCAcctccctccgccgccgcagtcgacAGCATTCGAACTTTAACTCATTCCTAGCCTCGTGCTATTGCATACTCATTCTAAATCTCCCCTGCGACTTCTCCGATCCTTCCCCTGACAGCTTGCTGCGTGCTCGACGTGGCATCACGGCCCAGATGTCAGAATTTCTCGG GTCACGCATCTCGCTTATTTCCAAGAGCGACATCCG CTATGTTGGCACACTCCACGAGATAAATTCAGACGAGTCCACAGTTTCGCTTGAAAATGTCCGATCGTTCGGAACTGagggtcgtcgtggccggcccgaggaggagatcTCCCCCTCAGACCAGGTCTACGAGTACATCGTGTTCCGTGGCAGCGATGTGAAGGATCTCCGCATCGAGGAACACCCCAGCATCAAGGAGAACAAGGCGCCTCCCGCCATGCCCGACGACCCTGCCATTGTTGGA GCCCGCACTCGCGATGCCGCCCCACCAAACCAAGGTGCTCCTCCCGCTGGCTTTCAGCAACCCTATCCGCCGAACAACTTCTACGGaggcccgcctcctccaggACCTCCTGGCTCCTGGGGCCGTGGAGGTGGACCGGGCCCCATACCGGGCCCTGCTTTTGGCAACATGCCATACCCGCCACCACCGGGCTGGTTCCCACCCGGACAAGCCTTTCCTCCTGGTGGCCCTGGACCGTGGAACAATCATCCCTTCCCGCCTGGCCCTGGCGGGCCCCCAGGCCCTGATGCGCTGAACCAGCGTCAAGGTCctcccgccggcccggcccagGAACAAAAGGGCGGCCCCCAGGGCCCTGGTGTGGACAGATCCAAAccagcagggcagcagggccCAGCTGTCCCTGCGACTGAGCCGAAATCACTGGCTCAGACGGCTCGTCAGCCTTCCAATGCCCCGAGCCTACCCGTCGAGTCGAAGCCATCCGTTGCGGAAGTCAAGGCTGCTGCCAACACATTGAAGGCGAACGGATCTACCGTCAGCGCGGAGGCGTCCAAGCCTGTTCCTGCTGGCCCACGAAACAACCGCGTGAACCCAGTGTTACCCCTCTCGGGCACGGCTGTGAAGCCTTTCCAACTTCCCACAGCTGGCAAGACAGCACCCACCACGGTGAAGACAACCGTGACGGGTGGACAAAACAGTGTTGAGGACGCTACCAGCGCGGCacgagccgccgtcgctgtgGCCATGGCACAGCTTGGCAACACGAGCGGCACGGCCATGGACAACTTGACGAACAAGGTCAACGAGATGAGGGTGAACGCCGGGAGAGGAGCAGCTGCTTCCAacccgcgtcctcgaggtcgtgGTGGCCGTCACGGCACGCAAAAGATCGATGTTCCTGATTCGGATTTCGATTTCGCGCAAGCCAATGCCAAATTTAACAAGCAAGACATTGCAAAGGAAGCAATTGCTGGATCCCCTTTGACGGAACAACCTACTGAGCCCGTAATCGAGGCTCCTGAAaccgagctcgccgacggtAGCGTTCCCGTGGCCTATAACAAATCCAGGTCATTTTTCGACAATATTTCGAGCGAAGCCAAGGACAGAGCCGAGAATGGAGGCCAGAAGCCCGGAGGCCGAGAgtggcgcggcgaggagcagcgcaaGAACATGGAGACTTTCGGCCAAGGTAGTGTTGACGGCGGATACCGCAACTATCgtggacgcggacgcgggcgtggccgtGGTCGCGGATTTggacgtggcggccgtggagggGGCCGACCGCAGTACCAATCTGGGGCACCCGACCAGTAG
- a CDS encoding uncharacterized protein (COG:S~EggNog:ENOG503NYD6~BUSCO:EOG09260TDY) gives MSSRQLRKLQQQRELEKARALEDQEQSSDEGEDIGPAVSPVKSRPNLFAALGGEDEDQDDDDAAAAANDDGEDDFNEGGEMKRRELTQAQPQTSSKKSKKKKKKKKSRAAETVPADAPEADEDEIDKAMKDLGLAKGAASSAVTEADAPGGRGSTTRLNELLSINTYHLRPVNEMRNLFGRDVIESANAEEQQQQQESAHRRRTRGPVNQQVDLETFLRAPPGAPKLPEVSLRRNIFVQGREHWPRRTAGGLTMKQIGNAGAGADGSTEYAYVHDKEYADMQALFFASVQIGDPMRMVHLLGRAPYHVSTLLQVSSVAKQDQNMALAGELCERALFTFGRVTMSTFRQDVEHGRARLDFRRPENRQFWLAGYHFLKSLIRKGTYRTALEWAKLLYAMDPRDPYAMKHFIHLLAIRSYESRWLIEFFESQATDDADGGAEYLRQTLVLAKLQAGDVDGARRDLAHGIQQLPWLYCALFQELNLDAPPSIWGISADSNARSFWVKLYIHQAKDLWNNAQATSLLQDVAKSLPKVDTSVMPQDDPPPGLRPTRLAYLEGQTSLLAVAPRELLESQPNYEFDPLPPREEDNIFTSEGTQLPWRDTQHQQQGSRLDAEMLAQIEGIMAAGNNPPWNAAPANALFGQGDDDDDDDEIRALREADDEELLRDIEAHRGRGAGEAGIVATLLEMIGLRQTGADQGDAAAAAHDDDDEMATDSRDDGGESSPTEQRSSSQQQQQQQGAGDYLPGAWPTGDDGDADATGQARDR, from the exons ATGTCGAGCAGACAGCTGCGcaagctccagcagcagcgcgagctcgagaaggcgagggcgctTGAAGACCAGGAACAGAGCTCGGACGAGGGTGAGGACATTGGGCCCGCGGTGTCGCCCGTCAAGTCCCGGCCAAACCTGTTTGCCGCGCTAGGtggtgaggacgaggaccaggatgatgacgacgccgccgccgccgccaacgacgatggagaagacgatttcaacgagggcggcgagatgAAGCGGCGGGAGTTGACCCAGGCGCAGCCCCAGACAAGCTCGAAGAAGagcaaaaagaagaaaaagaagaagaagagcagggCCGCCGAAACGGTCCCTGCGGATGCTcccgaagccgacgaggatgaaaTCGACAAGGCTATGAAAGACTTAGGGCTTGCGAAGGGTGCTGCTTCTAGTGCGGTAACGGAGGCGGACGCTCCGGGGGGCCGTGGAAGCACGACGCGCCTCAATGAGTTGCTAAGCATCAACACCTACCACCTGCGGCCCGTCAACGAGATGCGGAACCTATTCGGTCGTGATGTCATCGAGTCAGccaacgccgaggagcagcaacagcagcaggagagCGCTCACCGTAGGAGGACGCGCGGGCCGGTCAACCAACAGGTCGACCTCGAGACGTTCctgcgggcgccgccaggaGCCCCCAAGCTGCCCGAGGTGTCCCTGCGCCGCAACATATTCGTGCAGGGGCGGGAACACTGGCCGCGCCGGACTGCTGGCGGCCTGACCATGAAGCAGATCGGCaacgcgggcgccggcgccgatgggTCCACTGAGTATGCCTACGTCCACGACAAAGAGTACGCCGATATGCAGGCCCTGTTCTTCGCCAGCGTGCAGATTGGAGACCCGATGCGTATGGTGCATTTGCTCGGCCGAGCGC CCTACCACGTGTCGACATTGCTGCAAGTAAGCAGCGTGGCTAAGCAGGACCAGAACATGGCTCTGGCAGGAGAGCTATGCGAGCGCGCCCTCTTCACGTTCGGAAGGGTGACGATGTCGACATTCCGGCAGGACGTTGAACACGGCCGAGCCCGACTCGACTTCCGCCGCCCGGAGAACCGCCAGTTCTGGCTCGCAGGGTACCATTTCCTCAAGAGCCTGATCCGCAAGGGCACGTATCGAACCGCACTGGAGTGGGCAAAGCTCCTCTACGCAATGGATCCGCGGGACCCCTATGCCATGAAGCATTTTATACACCTCCTGGCCATCCGGTCGTACGAATCTCGTTGGCTCATAGAATTCTTCGAGTCGCAAGCCacggacgacgccgacggagGCGCCGAGTATCTCCGCCAGACGCTGGTCTTGGCCAAGCTTCAGGCGGGCGATGTGGACGGGGCGCGTCGGGACCTTGCGCACGGCATTCAGCAGCTGCCCTGGCTGTACTGCGCGCTGTTTCAGGAGCTCAACCtggacgcgccgccctccatctGGGGCATCAGCGCGGACTCGAACGCGCGGTCGTTTTGGGTCAAGCTGTATATACACCAGGCCAAGGACCTGTGGAACAACGCGCAGGCGACTTCGCTGCTTCAGGACGTGGCCAAGAGCCTCCCGAAAGTCGACACGTCAGTGATGCCGCAGGACGACCCCCCGCCGGGCCTCAGGCCTACGAGGTTGGCGTACCTCGAAGGCCAGACGTctctgctcgccgtcgcgccccgAGAGCTACTCGAGAGCCAGCCAAATTACGAGTTTGaccccttgccgccgcgagaAGAGGACAACATCTTCACGAGCGAGGGCACGCAGCTGCCATGGCGCGATACCCAGCATCAACAGCAGGGCTCCCGCCTGGACGCCGAAATGCTCGCGCAAATAGAgggcatcatggcggccGGAAACAACCCCCCCTGGaacgcggcgccggcaaacGCCCTGTTCGgtcagggcgacgacgatgacgacgacgacgagataCGGGCTCTGAGGGAGGCTGACGATGAAGAGCTGTTGCGGGACATCGAGGCTCACaggggccgtggcgccggcgaggcgggcatcgTGGCGACGCTGTTGGAAATGATCGGTCTGCGACAGACGGGCGCAGACCAaggcgatgcggccgccgccgcccatgacgacgacgacgagatggccACGGACAGCAGGGACGATGGTGGCGAGTCTTCACCGACGGAGCAGCGGTCATCAagtcaacaacaacaacaacaacaaggcgCGGGGGACTACCTCCCGGGGGCTTGGCCAacgggcgatgatggcgacgctgaTGCGACGGGCCAGGCTCGCGACAGATGA
- a CDS encoding uncharacterized protein (EggNog:ENOG503NXH0~COG:B): MPHEEHRLSQHGLRSTMSTFTPTNDTGHAPATLPNTDGPGGPFDNAPALRHSPPPPTLADAKHQHGHHQNSHQQQPQHDPLPSHAQIVQHQPQSQQPRSVKRPRPVKSCTECRKRKLRCDRLLPCSQCQKSSRICRYATDQDAANLSDGSDVESTDMSRPMKRTCPPGSSGGPGTTSQDVAHTPSKTGDSPSLPLLEELSLRMERLEKHVRVRSPATELSGGRPIAASQNTIRGVSVKRGAQRTRYFGQNSPRVLVNLFADAKAYMLNQQHSPSHAELFTSFGALHKTLQDNFNKAMLPITVFVDSMMPVQKRMTDILPKKTVCDRLVASYIDTSETIYRILHLPTFSEQYELYWEGKLQSESFLPQLLSVLSVASRFETKSKGMGHERVEGVHIPTACALVRSWLDGLKGKQLVDLATLQVEVLLLHAQRMITPRAQESWTQLGFVVRLAMTMGLHRDPSEWEPRMPVFIGELRRRLWFTIVDMDLHMSLACNLPCLVRDGDFSCRPPRNLNDSELFLDMKELPPTKPIDQVTDNQMQVYAAMTLGARMRVAPLINRIDSMRDYQEVMEVGAKLERFLDDINYIFPRHGILNDTQRSKQWRCRVILDMHVRRPLLALYRPLAMGVPEVPPQISRAYLRSSMVILKYLDELDPLLAHFQDIAEMYHQILKRDIIQAALSVCFYIQSAVRPNSEGLVIGQQALRMSPDSLDDFPSYTAENLVLWSPSRLVNTVQKTLALLMNNISGSDTKDILCVAIVLETVKTAEPKVQDIARELYGVLDACLRASNLTREKLRMSLDQLHQPNDFMRSRASYGYPGSTTSANPALSGPMGDMGGWMLWEGWD, encoded by the exons ATGCCGCATGAGGAGCATAGACTGAGCCAGCACGGGTTACGAAGTACCATGAGCACTTTCACACCCACCAACGACACGGGGCATGCTCCCGCGACCCTGCCCAACACGGATGGCCCTGGCGGCCCCTTTGACAATGCGCCCGCGTTACGACACTCGCCACCTCCACCTACACTCGCAGACGCGAAGCATCAGCATGGCCACCATCAAAACAGccaccagcaacagccgcaGCACGACCCACTCCCGTCGCATGCCCAGATCGTGCAGCATCAACCGCAATCGCAACAGCCACGCAGCGTCAAGCGACCCAGGCCTGTCAAATCCTGTACAGAGTGCCGAAAGCGCAAACTACGATGCGATCGGCTGCTGCCTTGCTCGCAATGCCAGAAGTCGAGTCGTATCTGCAGGTACGCTACTGACCAAGACGCAGCAAATCTTTCGGACGGTTCAGACGTGGAATCAACGGACATGAGCCGGCCCATGAAGCGAACGTGCCCGCCTGGCTCGTCAGGAGGACCTGGAACAACCTCCCAGGACGTAGCCCATACGCCGAGTAAGACTGGGGACTCACCGAGTCTGCCACTTCTTGAGGAACTGTCGCTGCGAATGGAGCGCCTAGAGAAGCACGTCCGGGTGCGTAGCCCAGCGACAGAGCTCAGTGGTGGAAGACCCATTGCGGCATCCCAAAACACCATCAGAGGGGTGTCGGTCAAGCGCGGGGCCCAAAGGACACGATACTTTGGACAGAATAGCCCCCGTGTCTTGGTGAACCTG TTCGCAGACGCAAAGGCGTACATGTTGAATCAGCAGCACTCGCCCAGCCACGCTGAACTATTCACCAGCTTTGGGGCTCTGCACAAGACGCTTCAGGACAACTTCAACAAGGCCATGCTGCCAATTACCGTCTTTGTCGATTCCATGATGCCTGTTCAGAAGCGAATGACGGATATACTACCCAAGAAAACGGTCTgcgaccgcctcgtcgcctcgtaTATTGACACGTCGGAGACCATTTACAGAATCCTGCACTTGCCAACCTTTTCGGAACAATACGAACTCTACTGGGAAGGCAAACTCCAGTCCGAATCCTTTCTTCCTCAGCTACTGTCGGTATTGTCAGTTGCCTCACGGTTCGAGACAAAGTCTAAAGGTATGGGCCATGAGCGAGTAGAAGGCGTGCACATCCCCACCGCCTGCGCTCTCGTACGATCGTGGCTCGACGGTCTCAAAGGCAAGCAGCTGGTCGATTTAGCGACCCTGCAAGTGGAGGTGCTACTTCTGCACGCTCAAAGAATGATCACGCCGCGCGCTCAAGAGTCGTGGACCCAGCTGGGCTTCGTGGTCCGCCTCGCCATGACCATGGGGCTGCACCGGGACCCTTCCGAATGGGAGCCTCGCATGCCCGTTTTTATTGGGGAGCTCAGAAGGAGGCTGTGGTTTACGATTGTCGACATGGATCTACACATGTCCTTGGCATGCAACCTCCCCTGCCTCGTGCGCGATGGGGACTTCTCGTGCCGTCCGCCTCGTAACCTCAACGACTCGGAATTGTTTCTGGATATGAAGGAATTGCCTCCGACCAAACCTATCGACCAGGTCACGGACAATCAGATGCAGGTGTATGCTGCAATGACGCTTGGCGCCCGCATGCGTGTGGCGCCCTTGATCAACAGGATTGACTCTATGCGCGACTATCAAGAAGTCATGGAGGTCGGCGCCAAGCTGGAGCGATTCCTGGATGACATCAACTATATTTTCCCACGTCACGGAATATTAAACGACACACAGAGGAGCAAGCAGTGGCGATGTCGCGTTATCCTCGACATGCACGTACGCCGTCCCTTGCTGGCGCTCTACCGGCCCCTTGCCATGGGCGTGCCAGAAGTGCCGCCACAGATTTCGAGGGCGTATCTGAGGTCATCCATGGTCATCTTGAAATACCTGGATGAGCTGGATCCTCTATTGGCACACTTCCAGGACATCGCCGAGATGTACCATCAAATCTTGAAAAGGGACATCATCCAGGCGGCCCTCAGCGTGTGCTTCTATATTCAGTCAGCTGTGCGCCCCAATTCCGAAGGCCTTGTCATAGGTCAACAAGCGCTACGAATGTCACCGGATTCTCTGGATGACTTTCCATCATACACAGCCGAGAACCTTGTCTTGTGGTCTCCTTCAAGGCTCGTCAATACCGTGCAAAAGacgctcgcgctgctcaTGAACAACatcagcggcagcgacaccaAGGATATTCTTTGCGTGGCGATAGTGTTGGAGACTGTAAAGACCGCGGAGCCGAAGGTCCAAGACATCGCGCGGGAACTGTATGGGGTTCTCGACGCTTGCTTGCGGGCTTCGAACCTGACGCGCGAGAAGCTCCGCATGTCGCTGGACCAGCTCCACCAACCGAACGACTTCATGCGCAGCCGAGCATCATACGGGTACCCAGGAAGCACGACGAGCGCCAATCCGGCATTATCGGGGCCCATGGGCGACATGGGCGGCTGGATGCTGTGGGAAGGATGGGACTGA